A region from the Campylobacter subantarcticus LMG 24377 genome encodes:
- a CDS encoding ABC transporter permease — protein MKFLSLRWSFATFFFCILIILPILAIILHLPFIDVHTLKHLSKNVLPRYVFGSAWILFGTLVLCLVIGLISAYLIAFYKFFGSKFFEWLLILPLAIPSYVMGFVWIDLFEFQGLIPTFLGVDRRIDIMNAYGAVVILSFALYPYVYFFAKNTFAYGLGNIILSAKTLKASNLKTFFKVILPFCRVGIVGALLLVAMEVLSDYGLVAYFGVDTFSAGIFRTWGSGGDEVSAVALSVTLLVFIALLMLLEKIQRGKKGFNQNIFLPTPKDELKGMRAFLAFLWCFLVAFLAFIVPIIWLVYWAGFNFMQNLSNVLTPAFYSLSVALVSSFAIVGVAFYLCFVVRLNNTKASRFVLWMTTLGYSLPGAVVAVGILVILGVLNYIFDLLSFEYAIGGGFMVLFFGYFVRFLASGIFATQSGYERISKNIDYANLTLKSKPFKIFTQIHFPLMKHYLALAAVIICVDILKELPISTILSPSGFQTLSSLVFAYSENELIYNVSLPSLIIVLFGIIPTFLMHYLQNKNNQKGQ, from the coding sequence TTGAAATTTTTAAGTCTAAGGTGGTCTTTTGCCACCTTTTTTTTCTGTATTTTGATTATATTGCCTATACTTGCTATTATCTTACATTTACCTTTTATAGATGTTCACACCTTAAAACATTTAAGCAAAAATGTCTTACCGCGTTATGTTTTTGGTAGTGCTTGGATTTTATTTGGCACTTTAGTTCTTTGTTTGGTTATCGGTTTAATCAGTGCTTATTTGATAGCTTTTTATAAATTTTTTGGCTCGAAATTTTTTGAATGGCTTTTAATCTTACCTTTAGCTATACCTTCTTATGTAATGGGTTTTGTTTGGATTGATTTGTTTGAATTTCAAGGCTTAATACCTACTTTTTTAGGCGTTGATAGGCGTATAGATATAATGAATGCTTATGGTGCGGTTGTGATTTTATCCTTTGCGCTTTATCCTTATGTGTATTTTTTTGCCAAAAATACTTTTGCTTATGGACTTGGAAATATCATTTTAAGTGCTAAAACACTTAAGGCATCTAATTTAAAAACTTTCTTTAAAGTGATTTTGCCGTTTTGCCGTGTGGGTATAGTGGGTGCTTTGCTTTTGGTGGCTATGGAAGTTTTAAGTGATTATGGTTTGGTGGCTTATTTTGGTGTAGACACTTTTAGCGCAGGAATTTTTAGAACTTGGGGAAGCGGTGGTGATGAAGTCAGTGCCGTGGCTTTAAGTGTAACTTTACTTGTGTTTATTGCACTTTTAATGCTTTTAGAAAAAATTCAAAGAGGCAAAAAAGGTTTTAATCAAAATATATTTTTGCCCACCCCAAAAGATGAGCTTAAAGGCATGAGAGCATTTTTAGCCTTTTTGTGGTGTTTTTTGGTAGCATTTTTAGCTTTCATTGTACCTATAATATGGCTTGTTTATTGGGCGGGTTTTAATTTTATGCAAAATTTAAGCAATGTTTTAACACCTGCATTCTATAGCCTTAGCGTGGCTTTGGTGAGTTCTTTTGCTATTGTGGGAGTGGCGTTTTACTTGTGTTTTGTGGTGCGTTTAAACAATACAAAAGCATCTAGGTTTGTTCTTTGGATGACAACTTTGGGATATTCTTTACCTGGAGCTGTTGTTGCTGTGGGAATTTTGGTGATTTTGGGTGTGCTAAATTATATTTTTGATCTTTTATCATTTGAATATGCTATAGGCGGAGGCTTTATGGTATTGTTTTTTGGATATTTTGTGAGATTTTTGGCTTCTGGAATTTTTGCAACACAATCAGGCTACGAGCGAATTTCAAAAAATATCGACTATGCTAATTTAACCTTAAAATCAAAACCATTTAAAATTTTCACTCAAATTCACTTTCCTTTAATGAAACATTATTTGGCTTTAGCTGCGGTGATCATTTGTGTAGATATTTTAAAAGAATTGCCTATTTCGACTATACTTTCACCTTCAGGTTTTCAAACTCTTTCATCGCTTGTGTTTGCTTATAGTGAAAATGAGTTGATTTATAATGTTTCTTTGCCATCTTTGATTATAGTATTATTTGGGATTATCCCTACATTTTTAATGCATTATTTGCAAAACAAAAACAACCAAAAAGGACAATAA
- a CDS encoding Fe(3+) ABC transporter substrate-binding protein produces the protein MKAKVVLLSLLTAMSLSAQELTIYSHRHYDSDKGIFKLFQEKTGISINVVQAKANELAKRLEVEGKNSKADLFMTADAGNLEQVRTNNLFTSVSSPELEKLSPKELRGKNNEWYAFTTRARIIIASKDRIKDGEIKTYEDLADPKFKGKVLVRSSNNVYNISLLSAMIDTLGKEKAKEWAQGIANNLARTPKGGDRDQIRAIYAKEGDVAISNSYYLGHLANSKNPKDIEAANSVKVIFPNQDGRGTHINVSGIGVLKTSKNKEAAIKFIEFMLSKEAQEILTNQNYEYPVNKEVKPAKILQSWGEFKVEKPNFEAYWGNAKEALMIFDEVKWK, from the coding sequence ATGAAAGCAAAAGTAGTTTTATTATCTTTATTAACTGCTATGAGCTTAAGTGCTCAAGAATTAACGATTTATTCACATCGTCATTATGATTCTGATAAAGGAATTTTTAAACTATTTCAAGAAAAAACAGGCATTAGTATCAATGTGGTACAAGCTAAAGCAAATGAGCTTGCTAAAAGATTAGAAGTAGAAGGTAAAAATTCAAAAGCGGATTTATTTATGACTGCAGATGCAGGAAATTTAGAGCAAGTTCGTACTAATAATCTTTTTACTTCAGTAAGTTCTCCTGAGTTGGAAAAACTTTCTCCAAAAGAATTAAGAGGTAAAAACAATGAGTGGTATGCTTTTACAACAAGAGCAAGAATTATCATCGCTTCTAAAGATAGAATTAAAGATGGAGAAATCAAAACTTATGAAGATTTAGCAGATCCTAAATTTAAAGGTAAAGTTTTAGTAAGAAGTTCAAACAATGTTTATAATATCTCTTTATTAAGCGCAATGATTGACACTTTAGGTAAAGAAAAAGCAAAAGAATGGGCTCAAGGTATAGCAAATAATCTTGCACGTACTCCAAAAGGTGGGGATCGTGATCAAATCCGTGCGATTTATGCAAAAGAAGGTGATGTAGCTATATCAAATAGCTATTATCTAGGTCATTTAGCAAACTCAAAAAATCCTAAAGATATCGAAGCAGCAAATTCAGTAAAAGTGATTTTTCCAAACCAAGATGGTAGAGGAACGCATATCAATGTAAGTGGTATAGGTGTTTTAAAAACTTCTAAAAATAAAGAAGCAGCGATTAAATTTATCGAGTTTATGCTTTCAAAAGAAGCACAAGAAATTTTAACAAACCAAAACTATGAATACCCAGTAAATAAAGAAGTAAAACCTGCTAAAATTTTACAATCATGGGGTGAGTTTAAAGTCGAAAAACCAAATTTTGAAGCTTATTGGGGTAATGCTAAAGAAGCGTTGATGATTTTTGATGAAGTTAAATGGAAATAA
- a CDS encoding DMSO/selenate family reductase complex A subunit, which yields MQQNRRNFLKWSSLFGGLTLSPISLSANLLQTPPLVSKWAGCNVNCGTKCPIKVHTQDGIIQYVSTDNEGDDSFEKRQARACVRGRSSRYKVYNANRITRPLKRVGKRGEGKFIPISWEQALDEIASKMKEVKEKYGNESFYINYATGTTGAIINRCTKGPWARLLSLYGGYLNYHNSYSTAQISNAMNFFYGGSPASDIATLRSAKLAIFFGANHVETRMGGGGIGYAYQKALEESGCKIIHIDPRYNDSMIGHCDEWIPIAPGTDAALIAALAYVMIKENLIDRKFLDTYTIGFSEATLPKDAPKNSSYESYVLGLSDGVEKTPQWASNITKIPARRILQLAREIATTKPCFIEQGWGVQRHSNGEQSARAIATLACMIGSIGIEGGNTGCRTRSSKIYDIIGMPFKNPIKDSIPCFLYTDAIYRGKEMTDLSDGVRGTKQLKQNIKFIFNTAGNCLTNQHSTIKEVDKILSDENLCECIVDVNITRTPSNNYADYILPDATTLEQEDFIRPSAGHYSNRPYIIYCQKAIEPVGQAKPIYEMCLELAKRLGIEKEFSEGRTQKEWLKYLYEESRKINPILPSFEEMSSKGLVKFDPVKPTVALENFIKDPVKNPLKTPSGKIEIYSIELAKMQKTWILKEGQQIVPIAVFESQREGPLDPLKEKYPIQFFGYHYKGRTHSSFWEIPQIREVNPQEIWVNTIDAHQRKIKTGDTIRVKNDLGIIQGVAKVTPKIIPGCAVTPQGAWVKYENGIDVGTCVNSLASLLPTAISKGNGQHSILVEIEKA from the coding sequence ATGCAGCAAAACCGTAGAAACTTTCTCAAATGGAGTTCATTGTTTGGTGGTTTAACTTTAAGCCCAATAAGTTTAAGTGCCAATTTACTACAAACCCCACCATTAGTAAGCAAATGGGCAGGATGTAATGTAAATTGTGGTACAAAATGTCCTATAAAAGTACATACTCAAGATGGTATCATACAATATGTAAGCACCGATAATGAAGGTGATGATAGCTTTGAAAAAAGACAAGCAAGAGCATGTGTTAGAGGTAGAAGTTCAAGGTATAAAGTATATAATGCAAACCGCATTACAAGACCTCTAAAAAGAGTGGGTAAACGAGGTGAAGGTAAATTTATACCTATTTCTTGGGAACAAGCACTAGATGAGATCGCTTCTAAAATGAAAGAAGTAAAAGAAAAATATGGTAATGAAAGTTTTTATATAAACTATGCAACAGGAACAACTGGAGCGATTATTAATCGCTGCACAAAAGGTCCTTGGGCAAGGCTTTTAAGTCTTTATGGTGGGTACTTAAACTATCACAACTCCTACTCCACTGCGCAAATTTCAAATGCTATGAATTTTTTCTATGGAGGCTCTCCTGCAAGCGACATAGCTACTTTAAGATCTGCAAAACTTGCTATATTTTTTGGAGCAAATCATGTTGAAACAAGAATGGGAGGCGGTGGCATAGGATATGCCTACCAAAAAGCACTAGAAGAAAGCGGATGTAAAATCATTCATATAGATCCTAGATACAATGACTCAATGATAGGCCATTGTGATGAGTGGATCCCTATTGCACCTGGCACTGATGCTGCCTTGATAGCAGCTCTTGCTTATGTCATGATAAAAGAAAATTTAATCGATAGAAAATTTTTAGACACTTACACCATAGGTTTTAGCGAAGCAACACTACCAAAAGATGCTCCAAAAAATTCAAGCTATGAAAGTTATGTTTTAGGCTTAAGCGATGGAGTTGAAAAAACACCACAATGGGCAAGTAACATCACAAAAATTCCTGCACGCCGTATTTTACAACTTGCAAGAGAAATCGCAACCACAAAACCTTGTTTTATAGAACAAGGCTGGGGAGTACAAAGACATTCTAACGGAGAACAAAGTGCTAGAGCTATTGCAACCTTAGCCTGTATGATTGGAAGCATTGGTATAGAAGGTGGTAATACAGGATGTCGAACAAGATCAAGTAAAATATATGACATAATAGGAATGCCTTTTAAAAATCCAATAAAAGATTCTATACCTTGTTTTTTATACACCGATGCAATTTATCGTGGAAAAGAAATGACTGATCTTAGCGATGGGGTGCGTGGAACTAAACAGCTAAAACAAAACATTAAATTTATTTTCAATACAGCTGGAAATTGCTTAACAAACCAACATAGCACTATCAAGGAAGTTGATAAGATTTTAAGCGATGAGAATTTATGTGAATGTATAGTAGATGTAAATATAACTAGAACGCCTTCTAATAACTATGCAGACTATATTTTACCGGATGCAACCACTTTAGAGCAAGAAGATTTTATAAGACCTAGTGCGGGACATTATAGCAATAGGCCTTATATTATTTACTGTCAAAAAGCTATTGAACCTGTAGGTCAAGCAAAACCTATCTACGAAATGTGTCTTGAGCTTGCTAAAAGACTTGGTATAGAAAAAGAGTTTAGCGAAGGTAGAACACAAAAAGAATGGTTAAAATACCTTTATGAAGAAAGTAGAAAAATCAACCCTATTTTACCAAGCTTTGAAGAAATGTCTTCTAAAGGACTTGTAAAATTTGATCCTGTTAAGCCAACAGTTGCACTTGAAAACTTCATAAAAGATCCTGTCAAAAACCCTCTAAAAACCCCAAGTGGTAAAATTGAAATTTATAGTATAGAATTAGCAAAAATGCAAAAAACATGGATCCTAAAAGAAGGTCAGCAAATCGTTCCTATTGCGGTATTTGAAAGCCAAAGAGAAGGTCCTTTGGATCCACTTAAAGAAAAATACCCTATACAATTTTTTGGATACCACTACAAAGGAAGAACGCATTCAAGTTTTTGGGAAATTCCACAAATTAGAGAAGTCAACCCTCAAGAAATTTGGGTAAACACTATAGACGCACACCAAAGAAAAATTAAAACCGGTGACACCATACGGGTCAAAAATGACCTAGGGATTATCCAAGGCGTTGCAAAAGTCACCCCTAAAATCATACCAGGTTGTGCTGTAACTCCACAAGGAGCATGGGTAAAATATGAAAATGGTATCGATGTGGGAACTTGTGTCAATTCTTTAGCAAGCTTACTACCAACTGCTATTTCCAAAGGAAATGGTCAGCATTCTATTTTAGTTGAAATCGAAAAAGCATAA
- a CDS encoding DMSO/selenate family reductase complex B subunit, with translation MKLEENSQFGFMLDQSKCVGCRTCSLSCKDYKNMPIGVNFRRVFETEGGEWTCMQDGSVEQNVFAYYTSISCNHCSNPSCLKVCPTGATMKVKWGIVIVEDSMCIGCKACAMACPYGAPQFNHESGHMNKCDGCYDRLKEGKNPICVDSCPFRALKAGDITKLREAYGNLSSITPLPDASITHPNLCIVPEKNTLASGNKSAIFHLPQNHQGVKNDII, from the coding sequence ATGAAACTAGAAGAAAATTCACAATTTGGTTTTATGCTAGATCAAAGCAAATGCGTGGGCTGTAGAACCTGTTCTTTATCATGCAAAGATTACAAAAATATGCCTATTGGGGTTAATTTTCGCCGTGTATTTGAAACAGAAGGTGGAGAGTGGACCTGTATGCAAGATGGTAGCGTTGAGCAAAATGTATTTGCTTACTATACTTCAATATCTTGCAACCACTGCTCTAATCCATCTTGTCTTAAAGTGTGTCCAACCGGTGCAACCATGAAGGTAAAATGGGGTATAGTTATAGTAGAAGATAGCATGTGCATAGGTTGTAAAGCATGTGCTATGGCTTGTCCTTATGGTGCTCCACAATTTAATCACGAAAGTGGCCATATGAATAAATGCGATGGATGTTATGATAGGTTAAAAGAAGGTAAAAACCCTATCTGTGTTGACTCATGTCCTTTTAGAGCACTGAAAGCAGGAGATATCACAAAGCTTAGAGAAGCGTATGGAAATTTATCCTCCATAACACCTTTACCCGATGCATCGATAACCCACCCTAATTTATGCATAGTACCTGAAAAAAACACTCTAGCTTCAGGCAATAAAAGTGCGATTTTTCATCTACCACAAAACCACCAAGGAGTAAAAAATGACATCATTTAG
- a CDS encoding dimethyl sulfoxide reductase anchor subunit family protein, with the protein MTSFSHILSEMPLVLFTILSQAVIGLSFVYAPAFINGYKNHTHLKSFGLILGVAMLVAFIPSLFHLNDITHILNVLNRMGVFYANNAWHIGWMNNEILFVSLVCALGFLLYIKTKNWVFYLALACGVLGIFFMSGAYGTMQESVPTWNFKITLLYFFASAVFLGAIVYYCFFENSEHERKMSFFAGLVGIGFLSTAIVLQTLHVGQTWIMGLVNPFELLGGTYVWFISLSFVFLGLGISTWYLHNYLHDKFKSKFFAYFALFCSFLGVFTTRMLFYGLISTQIMLGHF; encoded by the coding sequence ATGACATCATTTAGTCACATTTTAAGCGAAATGCCATTGGTGCTTTTTACCATTTTATCTCAAGCTGTTATAGGGCTTAGTTTCGTATATGCTCCAGCTTTCATCAACGGATACAAAAACCACACCCATTTGAAATCATTTGGCTTGATTTTAGGTGTAGCTATGCTTGTTGCTTTTATCCCTTCTTTATTTCATTTAAATGATATTACACACATTTTAAATGTATTAAATAGAATGGGAGTATTTTATGCTAATAACGCTTGGCATATAGGGTGGATGAATAATGAAATTTTATTTGTTTCTCTTGTATGTGCTTTAGGATTTTTGCTCTATATAAAAACAAAAAACTGGGTGTTTTACCTTGCATTAGCATGTGGAGTTTTAGGCATTTTCTTTATGAGTGGAGCTTATGGGACTATGCAAGAAAGCGTTCCCACTTGGAATTTTAAGATAACCTTACTTTATTTTTTTGCTAGTGCTGTATTTTTAGGAGCTATTGTATATTATTGTTTTTTTGAAAATAGCGAACACGAAAGAAAGATGTCGTTTTTTGCAGGATTAGTAGGCATAGGTTTTTTAAGCACAGCGATAGTTTTGCAAACTTTACACGTAGGTCAAACATGGATCATGGGACTTGTAAATCCTTTTGAGCTTTTAGGTGGTACTTATGTGTGGTTTATATCACTTTCTTTTGTCTTTTTAGGGCTTGGAATTAGCACATGGTATTTACACAACTACTTACATGACAAATTCAAAAGCAAATTTTTTGCGTATTTTGCCTTGTTTTGCTCTTTTTTAGGGGTATTTACCACTAGAATGTTATTTTATGGACTTATAAGCACACAAATCATGCTAGGACATTTTTAA
- a CDS encoding TorD/DmsD family molecular chaperone has protein sequence MKQLAIDVFISFIQNPPNQSLLNQIKENKLWQDWFLKNENPLQIEALKLLSSNEDEALIGSDFVSLFISDIEYTKAPPFASFYLDKDKEIYSSNSNKIKDIFLNHRFCDFLENEPSDSLVNELLFIKELINTKNNKALKDFLEKEFFTWFYLWSKDLLNGSKSNFYKGLSMLMEDFFQELEKNL, from the coding sequence ATGAAACAATTAGCTATAGATGTTTTTATAAGCTTTATACAAAATCCACCCAACCAAAGTTTGCTAAACCAAATCAAAGAAAACAAACTTTGGCAAGATTGGTTTTTAAAAAACGAAAATCCTTTGCAGATAGAAGCCTTAAAACTTCTATCTAGCAATGAAGATGAAGCACTTATAGGAAGTGATTTTGTGAGTTTATTTATAAGCGATATTGAGTATACTAAAGCACCTCCTTTTGCTTCTTTTTATCTTGACAAAGACAAGGAAATTTACTCTTCAAATTCTAATAAAATCAAAGATATTTTTTTAAATCATCGTTTTTGTGATTTTTTAGAAAATGAACCTTCAGATAGTCTTGTTAATGAGCTTTTATTTATTAAAGAACTCATCAACACAAAAAACAACAAAGCCCTAAAAGATTTTTTAGAGAAAGAATTTTTTACTTGGTTTTATCTTTGGAGCAAAGATCTACTAAATGGCTCTAAAAGCAATTTTTACAAAGGCTTGTCAATGCTCATGGAAGATTTCTTTCAAGAACTAGAAAAAAATTTATAG
- the cgb gene encoding single-domain globin Cgb produces MTKEQIQIIKDCVPVLQKNGEILTKEFYKIMFEEYPEVKPMFNMQKQASGEQPKALAMAILMAAKNVENLENMRSFVDKVAITHTNLNVKEEHYPIVGACLLKAIKVVLNADEATLKAWEEAYKAIAQFYIDIEKEIYAKNN; encoded by the coding sequence ATGACAAAAGAACAAATTCAAATCATCAAAGATTGTGTGCCTGTTTTACAAAAAAATGGCGAGATTTTAACTAAAGAATTTTATAAAATCATGTTTGAAGAATACCCTGAAGTCAAACCCATGTTTAACATGCAAAAACAAGCTTCAGGTGAACAACCAAAAGCCTTGGCTATGGCTATTTTAATGGCAGCTAAGAATGTAGAAAATTTAGAAAACATGCGATCTTTTGTAGACAAAGTTGCCATTACTCATACTAATTTAAATGTCAAAGAAGAACACTACCCTATCGTTGGTGCTTGTCTTTTAAAAGCTATCAAAGTGGTATTAAACGCAGATGAAGCTACACTAAAAGCTTGGGAAGAAGCTTATAAAGCGATCGCGCAATTTTACATCGATATCGAAAAAGAAATCTATGCAAAAAACAACTAA
- a CDS encoding GlcG/HbpS family heme-binding protein, which yields MRKIFILCVFLGVSLVAKSYELVKEPVLTTQMVEGILDLAKKEARKNGFHVSITIVDKSGQILAVLRDDKAGVHTLNASYKKAYTATSQKRETAVIFKGVKEGKIPEDIRYLDEQFSIMPGGMPILIDGVVVGGIGVGGAHLEEDVKIAKAGIAFLR from the coding sequence ATGAGAAAAATATTTATTTTATGCGTGTTTTTGGGAGTAAGTTTGGTGGCAAAATCTTATGAGCTTGTTAAAGAGCCTGTTTTAACTACGCAAATGGTTGAGGGGATTTTGGATTTAGCTAAAAAAGAAGCAAGAAAAAATGGTTTTCATGTAAGCATTACCATAGTGGATAAATCGGGTCAAATTTTAGCGGTTTTAAGAGATGACAAAGCAGGAGTGCATACGCTTAATGCTAGTTATAAAAAGGCTTATACTGCTACTTCGCAAAAAAGAGAAACTGCGGTGATTTTTAAAGGGGTAAAAGAGGGTAAGATCCCTGAAGATATTCGTTATTTAGATGAGCAATTTTCCATTATGCCTGGTGGGATGCCTATTTTGATTGATGGTGTAGTTGTTGGAGGTATAGGTGTGGGTGGAGCACACTTGGAAGAAGATGTGAAAATAGCAAAAGCAGGGATAGCCTTTTTACGCTAA
- a CDS encoding multidrug ABC transporter permease/ATP-binding protein, protein MSFLWVLFQENKFKIILFLCFSIFTSILGVLTLVFINEFLLKTRFENLSIIVYFVLLLLVFFASSSFVEIALSAFGQNFIFKMQRRVVKQILNTSVLSILNTTKARILASLNNDVRSISFGLLRLPEFIQSSVLIICTGAYIAYLSLEIFLLCLVWIVCVLLVDNFLMSKVYFYFKNARENDDALQKNYQNILQGHKELTLNPLRAKYYYENEFEKNALKKKKSSTMGNVLHILSNNWSNSAMLALVGVEFYLVLAYELTSLQNATTIALSVLFLRAPLAGMIGSFPTLLMATIALDKISNLNLKNYTPEFHICQKQRAWQKLSFKNVSFAYNEKFALKPVDFELKKGECVFLIGKNGSGKSTFSMILAGLFTDFKGDIFLDDERITSENIYEYRGLISAIFSDFHLFEYVLEDEKFSKDDLAYWLEVLELNEKVELVGNAFSTIKLSAGQKKRLAMLNALLEKRDILILDEWAADQDPMFRKFFYTKLLPLLKEQGKTIFAITHDDVYFDMANRILLAQNGRIQELKGDIKELAKNAVEKF, encoded by the coding sequence GTGAGTTTTTTATGGGTTTTGTTTCAAGAAAATAAATTTAAAATCATTCTTTTTTTATGTTTTAGTATTTTTACAAGTATATTGGGTGTATTGACTTTAGTTTTTATTAATGAGTTTTTATTAAAAACGAGATTTGAAAATTTGAGCATCATTGTATATTTTGTACTTTTGTTGCTTGTATTTTTTGCGAGTTCTTCTTTTGTGGAAATTGCTCTAAGTGCTTTTGGTCAAAATTTCATTTTTAAAATGCAACGAAGAGTGGTCAAGCAAATTTTAAATACAAGTGTTTTGAGTATCTTAAACACTACTAAAGCTAGAATTTTAGCTTCGTTAAATAACGATGTGCGTAGTATTTCTTTTGGGCTTTTAAGACTTCCTGAATTTATACAATCAAGTGTTTTGATCATTTGTACTGGTGCATACATCGCGTATCTTTCTTTGGAAATTTTTTTACTGTGCTTGGTGTGGATCGTGTGTGTTTTGCTTGTGGATAACTTTTTAATGAGTAAGGTGTATTTTTACTTTAAAAATGCAAGGGAAAATGATGATGCTTTGCAAAAAAATTACCAAAATATCCTACAAGGCCACAAAGAACTTACGCTAAATCCTTTAAGAGCGAAGTATTATTATGAAAATGAATTTGAAAAAAATGCACTAAAAAAGAAAAAAAGTTCCACCATGGGCAATGTTTTGCATATTTTATCTAATAACTGGAGCAATAGTGCCATGTTGGCTTTGGTTGGGGTGGAGTTTTACCTCGTTTTAGCGTATGAGTTGACTAGCTTGCAAAATGCAACAACGATCGCTTTAAGTGTGCTTTTTTTAAGAGCGCCATTAGCAGGTATGATAGGAAGTTTTCCAACACTTTTAATGGCAACGATCGCTTTAGATAAAATCTCTAATCTTAATTTAAAAAACTACACTCCTGAATTTCATATATGCCAAAAACAACGAGCATGGCAAAAACTTTCTTTTAAAAATGTATCATTTGCGTATAATGAAAAATTTGCACTCAAACCGGTTGATTTTGAACTCAAAAAAGGTGAATGTGTGTTTTTAATCGGTAAAAATGGTAGTGGTAAGTCAACTTTTTCTATGATTTTAGCGGGGCTTTTTACGGATTTTAAAGGAGATATTTTTTTAGATGATGAGAGAATTACTTCTGAAAATATCTATGAGTATAGAGGTTTGATTAGTGCGATTTTTAGTGATTTTCATTTGTTTGAATATGTTTTAGAAGATGAGAAATTTAGTAAAGATGATTTGGCGTATTGGCTTGAAGTTTTAGAGTTAAATGAAAAAGTAGAGCTTGTAGGGAATGCCTTTAGCACGATAAAGCTTTCAGCAGGACAAAAAAAGCGATTAGCCATGCTTAATGCTTTACTTGAAAAAAGAGATATTTTGATCTTAGATGAGTGGGCGGCTGATCAAGATCCTATGTTTAGAAAGTTTTTTTATACTAAGCTTTTGCCTTTATTAAAAGAGCAAGGAAAGACGATTTTTGCGATTACGCATGATGATGTGTATTTTGATATGGCTAATCGGATTTTACTAGCACAAAATGGTCGAATTCAAGAACTAAAAGGCGATATTAAAGAATTAGCAAAAAATGCGGTGGAGAAATTTTAA